The Pseudomonas baetica genome includes a region encoding these proteins:
- the ybaK gene encoding Cys-tRNA(Pro) deacylase encodes MTPALNLLKKVRAEHRVHSYEHDPKAASYGLEAAEKLALAPAQVFKTLLAASEKGELLVAVVPVVGSLDLKGLAHAAGVKKVEMADPAAAQRSTGYLLGGISPLGQKKRLRTFIDNSAQAFATIYVSAGRRGLEVELAPAVLAEHTQARFADIGRA; translated from the coding sequence ATGACCCCTGCGTTGAACTTGTTGAAAAAAGTTCGTGCCGAACATCGCGTGCACAGTTACGAACATGACCCGAAGGCCGCGTCCTATGGGCTGGAGGCTGCAGAAAAACTGGCACTTGCGCCGGCTCAGGTGTTCAAGACGCTGCTGGCGGCCAGTGAAAAGGGTGAATTGTTGGTGGCGGTGGTGCCGGTCGTCGGAAGTCTCGATCTCAAAGGTCTGGCGCATGCGGCTGGCGTGAAAAAAGTCGAGATGGCTGATCCGGCGGCTGCTCAGCGCTCCACCGGTTATCTGTTGGGCGGCATCAGCCCTTTGGGCCAGAAGAAGCGCTTGCGCACGTTCATCGATAACTCGGCCCAGGCTTTTGCGACTATTTATGTCAGTGCCGGTCGGCGTGGACTGGAAGTCGAGCTGGCGCCGGCGGTGCTCGCTGAGCACACCCAGGCCAGATTCGCCGACATCGGTCGCGCGTAA
- a CDS encoding PhzF family phenazine biosynthesis protein, which produces MQLEFYQVDAFSDRPFSGNPAMVYRLDAWLADELMQKIAAEHNLAETAFLVREGQAWHIRWFTPTTEVPLCGHATLASAYVLFDIYKESTERLDFVCKSGPLSVSREDGRLWLDFPSMVPSEIGVTLDVERALGVEAVDVLGSNELFVVLESEQAVLDCKPDMVALAKLPWLGAIVTARGNQHDFVSRYFAPAIGINEDPVTGSTHCSLIPYWSKRLGKSSLTACQRSARGGELFCRLEGERVKIGGHATLVASGTLLLG; this is translated from the coding sequence ATGCAGCTCGAGTTTTATCAGGTCGACGCATTCAGTGATCGACCGTTCAGTGGCAATCCCGCGATGGTCTATCGGCTCGATGCATGGCTGGCGGACGAGTTGATGCAGAAAATCGCCGCCGAACACAATCTGGCGGAAACCGCATTTCTGGTGCGTGAAGGTCAGGCCTGGCATATCCGCTGGTTCACGCCGACCACGGAAGTACCGTTGTGCGGCCACGCCACGCTGGCCAGTGCCTACGTGTTGTTCGACATTTACAAGGAAAGCACTGAACGTCTGGATTTCGTCTGCAAGTCCGGGCCGCTGAGTGTCAGTCGAGAGGATGGCCGCTTGTGGCTGGACTTCCCGTCGATGGTGCCATCAGAGATCGGCGTGACCCTGGATGTCGAGCGTGCGCTGGGTGTCGAAGCGGTGGATGTGCTGGGTTCAAATGAACTGTTCGTGGTGCTGGAGTCTGAACAAGCGGTGCTCGACTGTAAGCCGGATATGGTCGCACTGGCCAAGCTGCCGTGGCTGGGAGCGATCGTTACCGCGCGCGGCAACCAGCATGATTTCGTGTCGCGCTACTTCGCTCCGGCCATCGGCATCAATGAAGATCCGGTGACCGGTTCGACCCATTGCAGCCTGATTCCGTATTGGTCGAAGCGCCTGGGCAAATCCAGCCTGACCGCTTGCCAGCGTTCGGCGCGGGGCGGGGAGTTGTTCTGTCGGCTGGAGGGCGAGCGGGTGAAGATTGGCGGGCATGCAACGCTGGTAGCCAGCGGCACCCTGTTATTGGGATAA